One region of Rhodocaloribacter litoris genomic DNA includes:
- a CDS encoding DUF937 domain-containing protein, with protein sequence MEALKNQILSALGGQVTEILGRQFGLPQEKAAQVLPAVTPPVLTSLQEALQNPQEHLGLLQALASQFLNDREDVPSQGLAGLAGQVLGDRFGGVASALSRHLGLDASKAQGILETVVPMVLNFIGTRAHQAEGNDLEALARMLGVSGGGLLGSLTKGSDAGSLLGGAGSLLGGLFGKK encoded by the coding sequence ATGGAAGCGTTGAAGAATCAGATCCTGTCCGCGCTGGGCGGGCAGGTGACCGAGATACTGGGCCGGCAGTTCGGCCTGCCGCAGGAGAAGGCCGCGCAGGTGCTGCCGGCGGTGACGCCGCCGGTGCTGACCTCACTGCAGGAGGCGTTGCAGAATCCGCAGGAACACCTGGGGCTGCTGCAGGCGCTGGCCTCCCAGTTCCTGAATGACCGCGAGGATGTACCGTCCCAGGGACTGGCGGGGCTGGCCGGGCAGGTGCTCGGCGACCGGTTCGGCGGCGTGGCGTCGGCGTTGAGCCGGCACCTGGGCCTCGATGCCAGCAAGGCACAGGGTATCCTGGAGACCGTCGTCCCGATGGTGCTCAATTTCATCGGGACGCGCGCGCATCAGGCGGAGGGCAACGATCTGGAAGCCCTCGCCAGGATGCTGGGCGTCTCCGGCGGCGGGCTGCTGGGCTCGCTGACGAAAGGCTCCGACGCGGGCTCCCTCCTGGGCGGTGCCGGCTCGCTGCTCGGCGGGCTCTTCGGAAAGAAATGA
- a CDS encoding saccharopine dehydrogenase family protein yields MANLVVLGAGMVGRAIARDLARTHTVTAVDVRAEALERLAGDRRIRTRRADLADPAVVRNVLDGADLVVCAVPGFMGFATLRAVIEAGHHVVDISFFPENALDLDAPARERGVTALVDMGVAPGMDHLILGHHDARMTVHAFECLVGGLPKRRVWPFEYKAPFSPVDVIEEYTRPARYVEHGQVVVRPALSDPELVTFDEVGTLEAFNTDGLRSLLFTMRHIPNMKEKTLRYPGHIRLIEALRTAGFFDETPLRVGEATVTPREVTSRILFDAWRLDDDEDEFTVMRVTVRGEEDGHPVTHVYHLYDERDPVTGLSSMARTTGFTATAAVHLLLEGRFTERGVFPPELVGRTDGCFDFVRAYLAEREVHYRHEVHCPGA; encoded by the coding sequence ATGGCCAACCTCGTCGTGCTGGGGGCCGGGATGGTGGGCCGCGCCATCGCCCGCGACCTGGCCCGCACCCACACCGTCACCGCCGTCGACGTGCGCGCGGAGGCGCTCGAACGCCTCGCCGGCGACCGGCGCATCCGCACCCGCCGCGCCGACCTCGCCGACCCCGCCGTCGTGCGGAACGTGCTCGACGGCGCCGACCTCGTCGTGTGCGCCGTGCCCGGCTTCATGGGCTTTGCCACACTCCGCGCCGTCATCGAGGCCGGGCACCACGTCGTCGACATCTCCTTCTTCCCCGAAAACGCCCTCGACCTCGACGCGCCGGCGCGGGAACGCGGCGTCACGGCCCTGGTCGACATGGGCGTGGCGCCGGGGATGGACCACCTCATCCTGGGCCACCACGACGCCCGCATGACGGTCCACGCCTTCGAGTGCCTGGTGGGCGGCCTCCCGAAGCGGCGCGTGTGGCCCTTCGAGTACAAAGCCCCCTTCTCTCCGGTCGACGTCATCGAGGAGTATACGCGCCCGGCCCGGTATGTGGAGCACGGCCAGGTGGTCGTCCGCCCGGCCCTCTCGGACCCCGAACTCGTCACCTTCGACGAGGTGGGCACGCTCGAAGCTTTCAACACCGACGGGCTGCGGTCGCTGCTCTTCACCATGCGCCACATCCCGAACATGAAGGAGAAGACGCTCCGCTACCCCGGCCACATCCGCCTCATCGAGGCGCTGCGCACGGCGGGCTTCTTCGACGAGACCCCCCTGCGCGTGGGCGAGGCCACGGTCACGCCCCGGGAGGTCACCTCCCGCATCCTGTTCGATGCCTGGCGCCTGGACGACGACGAGGACGAGTTCACCGTCATGCGCGTGACCGTCCGTGGCGAGGAGGACGGCCACCCGGTGACGCACGTCTACCACCTCTACGACGAGCGCGACCCCGTCACCGGCCTCTCGTCGATGGCACGCACGACGGGCTTCACGGCGACGGCCGCCGTTCACCTCCTCCTCGAAGGGCGCTTCACCGAGCGCGGCGTCTTCCCGCCCGAGCTCGTCGGCCGCACCGACGGCTGCTTCGACTTCGTCCGCGCCTACCTGGCCGAGCGCGAGGTGCACTACCGCCACGAGGTACACTGCCCCGGGGCATAG
- the lysM gene encoding peptidoglycan-binding protein LysM, whose product MGIFEFIKNIGKAVGIGNEAEEIQAEIQQKLAGQVEELTVTYAEGTVILTGTVADQAAREKAVLLAGNVQGVEKVDDRLTIRAPEPVFYTIQKGDTLSKIAREHYGDASKWKALFEANREVIEDPDLIYPGQRIRIPQDL is encoded by the coding sequence ATGGGCATTTTCGAGTTCATCAAAAACATTGGTAAGGCCGTCGGTATCGGCAACGAGGCCGAGGAGATTCAGGCCGAGATCCAGCAGAAGCTGGCCGGTCAGGTCGAAGAGCTGACGGTCACGTACGCGGAGGGGACGGTGATCCTGACCGGCACCGTGGCCGATCAGGCCGCCCGCGAGAAGGCCGTGCTGCTGGCCGGCAACGTGCAGGGCGTCGAGAAGGTGGACGACCGGCTGACAATCCGCGCACCGGAGCCCGTCTTTTACACGATTCAGAAGGGGGACACCCTCTCGAAGATCGCGCGGGAGCACTACGGCGACGCCTCGAAGTGGAAGGCCCTGTTCGAGGCCAACCGCGAGGTGATCGAGGACCCCGATCTCATCTACCCGGGCCAGCGTA